One window of the Trifolium pratense cultivar HEN17-A07 linkage group LG2, ARS_RC_1.1, whole genome shotgun sequence genome contains the following:
- the LOC123906112 gene encoding fructokinase-like 2, chloroplastic, whose product MSSLSFAHFLPLPRCHLTWSYSYASINLLQPGDLRFQCKSGHVAMARKKASLVSVEEETSENEPVVKKKATKASKAKKVSAKTKKKSIVESPEGTIDLLASGDNNASVVEGSSPSSDDGSKKKTLKTKKKDASTSAVLKEVKEVKEVKKVTRRRKPKEEKVILEDKEGEFEINDQVEPSFIENVEGENDDGFQLVKDDGEDISDTYGWPPLVCCFGAAQHAFVPSGRPANRLIDHELHERMKDVLWSPEKFVRAPGGCAGSVAIALASLGGKVAFMGKLADDDYGQAMLYYMNANNVQTRSVSIDSKRATAVSLMKIGKRKLKLSCVRPCAEDCLTKAEINIDVLKEAKMFYFNTHSLLDRNMRSTTLQAIKIAKHFGSVIFYDVNLPMPLWHSQEETKTFIQQVWNLADIIEVTKQELEFLCGIAPSEEFDTKNNARSKFVHYEPEVVAPLWHENLKVLFVTNGTSKIHYYTAEFDGSVRGMEDAPITPFTSDMSASGDGIVAAIMRMLTVQPDLITDKGYLEHSIKYAIDCGVIDQWILGRVRGFPPKEDMEDISPDPYGIKTITETEYRTLLEPVS is encoded by the exons ATGTCTTCTCTTTCCTTTGCTCACTTTCTTCCACTTCCCag GTGCCACTTAACTTGGTCTTATAGTTATGCTTCTATAAACTTACTGCAACCTGGGGATCTTAGGTTTCAGTGTAAATCTGGTCATGTGGCAATGGCTAGGAAGAAAGCTTCTCTAGTTTCTGTTGAAGAAGAGACTAGTGAAAATGAACCTGTGGTGAAAAAGAAGGCAACTAAGGCATCTAAAGCTAAGAAGGTGTCGGCGAAGACGAAGAAAAAATCAATAGTTGAGTCTCCTGAAGGGACAATTGATTTGTTGGCAAGTGGAGATAATAATGCTTCTGTTGTAGAAGGTTCATCTCCCTCTAGTGATGATGGTTCCAAGAAGAAAACTCTGAAGactaaaaaaaaag ATGCATCTACTTCTGCTGTTTTGAAAGAAGTTAAAGAAGTTAAGGAAGTGAAAAAGGTTACGAGACGAAGGAAACCTAAAGAGGAGAAGGTAATTTTAGAGGATAAAGAAGGTGAATTCGAAATAAATGACCAAGTTGAGCCTTCCTTTATTGAAAATGTGGAGGGTGAGAACGACGATGGTTTTCAACTGGTAAAAGATGATGGAGAGGACATTAGCGATACTTACGGTTGGCCTCCCCTTGTTTGTTGCTTTGGAGCTGCACAACATGCTTTTGTGCCTTCAGGTAGGCCTGCCAATAGGCTTATAGATCATGAACTTCATGAAAGAATGAAGGATGTGCTTTGGAGCCCTGAAAAATTTGTTAGGGCTCCTGGCGGTTGTGCCGGTAGTGTTGCCATTGCTCTTGCAAGTTTGGGTGGCAAGGTTGCTTTTATGGGAAAACTTGCAGATGATGATTATGGTCAAGCGATGCTGTATTATATGAACGCAAATAACGTTCAAACACGATCAGTCTCTATTGATAGTAAAAGGGCAACGGCTGTGTCGCTGATGAAGATTGGTAAAAGGAAACTtaaattgagttgtgtgagaCCGTGTGCTGAAGATTGTTTGACAAAGGCAGAGATAAATATTGATGTGTTGAAAGAG GCCAAAATGTTCTACTTCAACACACATTCCCTCCTTGACCGTAACATGAGATCCACGACATTGCAAGCTATCAAGATTGCAAAGCATTTCGGATCGGTTATTTTCTACGATGTAAACCTTCCTATGCCACTATGGCACTCACAGGAAGAAACTAAGACGTTCATTCAACAAGTGTGGAATCTTGCAGACATTATTGAGGTCACTAAGCAAGAACTGGAGTTCTTATGTGGGATCGCACCATCTGAAGAATTTGACACCAAAAACAATGCCAGGTCAAAGTTTGTCCATTACGAACCCGAAGTAGTTGCACCACTATGGCACGAAAATCTTAAGGTTTTGTTTGTGACTAATGGAACTTCCAAGATACATTACTACACTGCTGAATTCGATGGTTCTGTTAGAGGGATGGAAGATGCGCCAATTACCCCTTTCACTAGTGACATGTCAGCATCTGGAGACGGCATTGTTGCAG CTATCATGCGAATGTTGACGGTTCAACCTGATTTGATCACTGATAAAGGATACCTGGAGCACAGCATCAAGTATGCAATTGATTGTGGGGTTATAGATCAATGGATTCTTGGTCGAGTACGCGGCTTTCCTCCGAAGGAAGATATGGAAGACATTTCTCCTGATCCATATGGCATAAAGACGATTACTGAAACAGAGTACCGAACGTTATTAGAGCCAGTTAGTTGA
- the LOC123906116 gene encoding pentatricopeptide repeat-containing protein At1g69290, with product MAKKLLKLNIPCRRRSFSSETPSLYSFLQPCLFSINNKSHDDDDNEPQNLPTSAPHSLSLTPHQLTTLQTTLHKSLITTQTDEAWKSFKTLTTHHSFPPKPLTNSLLTHLSSLGDIHNLKRAFASTIFLIQKNPNLLHFDTIHTMLLSMKSANTASPAFALVKTMFKNRFFIPFHSWAGVLVDIARNNHNLAAFLPLFEENCRVAFDEKLNFMMPDVSACNAALEACCFHLESVSDAERVVGIMSNLSVKPDEFSFGFLAYLYALKGLQDKIDELKVLMSGFGYSKNNKCFYSNLISGYVKSGNLAFVESTIISSLNDRDEREVWNFDRDTFCLVIKEYLQKGNIKGLANLIIEAQKLESSNIKVDESIGFGIVNACVSIGLSDKAHSILDEMNALGGSVGLGVYVPILKAYCKENRTAEATLLVVDISSSGLRLDVETYDALIETSMSGQDFQSVFSLFRDMREARVLDLKGSYLTIMTGLMENNRPELMAAFLDEVAEDPRIEVGTHDWNSIIHAFCKAGRLEDARRTFRRMTFLQFEPNDQTYLSLINGYVSAQKYFDVMMLWNEVKRNLSVDRPKRIKFDQNLVDAFLYAMVKGGFFDAVMQVVEKSKEMKIFVDKWRYKQAFMETHKKLKVARLRKKNIRKMEALIAFKNWAGLNA from the coding sequence ATGGCGAAAAAACTTTTGAAATTGAATATTCCATGTAGAAGAAGATCATTCTCCTCTGAAACTCCATCTCTTTACTCATTCCTTCAACCTTGTTTGTTTTCCATCAACAACAAAtctcatgatgatgatgataatgaacCCCAAAATCTCCCAACTTCAGCACCACACTCACTCTCTCTCACACCTCACCAACTTACTACTCTTCAAACAACTCTCCACAAATCCCTCATTACTACTCAAACTGATGAAGCTTGGAAATCCTTCAAAACCCTCACTACCCACCATTCCTTCCCACCTAAACCCCTCACCAATTCCCTCCTCACCCACTTATCCTCTCTTGGTGACATTCACAATCTCAAAAGAGCTTTTGCATCTACCATCTTTCTCATTCAAAAGAATCCCAACCTTCTCCATTTCGATACAATCCATACCATGCTTCTTTCAATGAAGTCTGCCAACACTGCTTCCCCTGCTTTTGCACTTGTTAAGACAATGTTcaaaaacagattttttattccttttcatTCGTGGGCCGGCGTGCTCGTTGATATTGCTAGGAACAATCATAACCTTGCTGCTTTCTTGCCTCTTTTTGAAGAGAATTGCAGGGTTGCTTTCGATGAGAAGTTGAATTTCATGATGCCTGATGTTTCTGCTTGTAATGCTGCTCTTGAAGCGTGCTGTTTTCACCTTGAATCGGTAAGCGATGCTGAGAGAGTTGTTGGAATAATGTCAAATCTTAGTGTTAAGCCTGATGAATTTAGTTTTGGATTTCTTGCTTATTTATATGCACTTAAGGGGTTACAAGATAAGATAGATGAGTTAAAAGTTTTGATGTCTGGGTTTGGTTActcaaaaaacaataaatgcTTCTATTCTAATTTGATTAGTGGGTATGTTAAGTCTGGTAATTTAGCTTTTGTGGAGTCCACAATTATTAGTAGTCTGAATGATAGAGATGAGAGGGAAGTTTGGAATTTTGATAGAGACACTTTTTGTTTAGTAATTAAGGAATATCTTCAGAAGGGAAATATTAAGGGTTTAGCTAATTTGATTATTGAGGCTCAGAAATTAGAGTCTTCAAATATCAAAGTTGATGAGTCTATAGGTTTTGGTATTGTTAATGCATGTGTTAGTATTGGACTGTCGGATAAAGCACACAGTATTCTTGATGAAATGAATGCTTTGGGAGGCTCGGTGGGTCTTGGGGTCTATGTACCCATCTTGAAGGCTTACTGCAAAGAAAATCGAACTGCTGAGGCTACTCTATTGGTCGTGGATATTAGTAGTTCTGGTCTTCGGTTGGATGTGGAAACCTACGATGCTCTGATAGAAACGTCCATGTCCGGTCAAGACTTTCAGTCGGTCTTTTCTCTGTTTAGGGACATGAGAGAGGCGAGGGTTCTTGATTTGAAAGGGAGTTACTTGACTATAATGACAGGTTTGATGGAGAATAATCGACCTGAGTTAATGGCAGCTTTCTTAGATGAAGTGGCTGAGGATCCTCGTATTGAAGTCGGTACTCACGATTGGAATTCTATAATCCACGCTTTTTGTAAAGCTGGGAGACTAGAAGATGCACGGAGGACTTTCCGAAGGATGACATTCCTGCAATTTGAGCCAAATGATCAGACATACTTGtcactgattaacggatatgtttCGGCACAGAAATATTTTGATGTAATGATGTTGTGGAATGAGGTTAAGCGCAACTTATCGGTGGATCGACCGAAGCGGATCAAATTTGACCAAAATCTGGTTGATGCATTCCTGTATGCTATGGTCAAGGGAGGTTTCTTTGATGCTGTGATGCAAGTTGTGGAGAAATCTAAAgagatgaaaatatttgttgatAAGTGGAGATACAAACAAGCATTCATGGAGACCCATAAAAAGCTCAAAGTGGCCAGgttaagaaaaaagaatattagAAAAATGGAAGCGCTTATTGCTTTCAAGAATTGGGCTGGCTTAAATGCGTGA
- the LOC123906113 gene encoding folate synthesis bifunctional protein, mitochondrial, producing the protein MSILKYLGARANRLYAARSYHKVLGFSSLHTAPDSSVELHTQDEEVVIALGSNVGDRLHNFKEALTLMRKSGIHITRHASLYETAPAYVTDQPRFLNSAVRAVTKLGPHALLSVLKGIEKDLGRTDGIRYGPRPIDLDILFYGKFRVRSDILTVPHERIWERPFVMAPLMDLLGTAIDNDTVATWHSFSGHSGGLASLWEKLGGESLIGEEGMCRVMPVANGLLDWSQRTLVMGILNLTPDSFSDGGNFQSVESAVSQARLMISEGADIIDIGAQSTRPMASRISVEEELGRLIPVLEAVMSIPEVEGKLISVDTFYSEVALEAVGRGAHLINDVSAGKLDTNMFKVMADLDVPYVAMHMRGDPCTMQNSENLKYDNVCKDISSELYSRVKEAEISGIPAWRIIMDPGIGFSKKTEDNLEVLTGIPDIRAEISKRSLAISHAPILIGPSRKRFLGDICSRPSAVDRDPATIASVTAGVLSGANIVRVHNVKDNLDAVKLCNAIQRQRSSRMKF; encoded by the exons ATGAGTATACTTAAGTATCTGGGGGCACGCGCGAATCGGCTCTATGCTGCCAGAAGCTACCATAAAG TGCTGGGTTTTTCCTCTCTTCACACAGCTCCAGACTCCTCTGTTGAACTTCACACTCAAGATGAGGAAGTAGTGATTGCTTTGGGAAGTAACGTAGGTGATAGACTACATAACTTCAAGGAAGCTTTGACATTGATGAGGAAGTCAGGCATACACATCACAAGACATGCGAGTCTGTATGAGACAGCACCAGCGTATGTTACTGACCAACCTCGCTTCCTCAACTCTGCAGTAAGAGCTGTTACTAAACTTGGGCCACATGCATTATTGTCTGTACTCAAAGGAATCGAGAAGGACTTGGGCCGTACTGACGGCATAAGGTATGGTCCAAGGCCAATTGACTTAGACATTTTATTCTACGGTAAATTTAGAGTCAGATCAGATATTCTCACAGTACCACATGAAAGAATTTGGGAAAGGCCGTTTGTTATGGCCCCTTTGATGGATTTACTGGGAACAGCTATTGACAATGATACAGTTGCTACCTGGCATTCATTTTCAGGCCATTCTGGTGGACTAGCTTCATTATGGGAAAAATTAGGTGGTGAATCTCTTATTGGAGAGGAAGGTATGTGTAGGGTAATGCCTGTTGCAAATGGCTTGCTTGATTGGTCACAAAGAACATTGGTCATGGGGATCCTTAATTTGACTCCAGATAGTTTTAGTGATGGGGGGAATTTCCAGTCTGTGGAGTCTGCTGTTTCTCAGGCTCGGTTAATGATATCTGAGGGTGCTGACATAATTGATATTGGTGCTCAGTCTACTCGGCCAATGGCATCGAGGATCTCTGTTGAAGAAGAATTAGGTAGATTAATCCCTGTCCTGGAAGCTGTAATGTCGATACCTGAGGTAGAAGGAAAACTCATATCGGTGGATACTTTCTACTCAGAAGTTGCATTAGAAGCAGTGGGCAGAGGGGCTCATCTTATAAACGATGTATCTGCCGGGAAGTTAGATACAAATATGTTTAAGGTCATGGCAGATCTTGATGTTCCTTATGTTGCAATGCATATGAGGGGTGATCCGTGTACAATGCAGAATAGTGAAAACCTGAAATATGATAATGTGTGCAAGGATATATCCTCGGAATTATACTCGCGTGTTAAAGAGGCCGAAATCTCGGGAATCCCAGCATGGAGGATTATTATGGACCCTGGAATTGGATTCTCAAAGAAAACTGAAGACAATTTAGAGGTCCTCACAGGAATACCTGATATCAGAGCAGAGATTTCAAAAAGAAGTTTGGCCATCTCCCATGCTCCTATACTAATTGGACCTTCAAGAAAGAGATTTTTAGGTGATATTTGCTCTCGCCCTTCTGCAGTTGACAGGGATCCTGCTACCATTGCTTCTGTCACAGCTGGTGTGTTGTCTGGGGCAAATATTGTTCGAGTGCATAATGTCAAAGATAATCTAGATGCCGTGAAGCTTTGCAATGCAATTCAAAGACAGAGAAGTTCTCGCATGAAATTTTGA
- the LOC123906114 gene encoding peptidyl-prolyl cis-trans isomerase E yields the protein MAMMQGVQKNTLYVGGLAEEVNESILHAAFIPFGDIKDVKTPLDQATQKHRSFGFVTFLEREDASAAMDNMDGAELYGRVLTVNYALPEKIKGGEQGWAAQPIWADADTWFERQQQEEDMRRLEAENKAAMLAAEELHRKQVAEEREGEKEEIEIKDDPMARAEAEVVGN from the exons ATGGCGATGATGCAAGGAGTCCAAAAGAACACTCTATACGTCGGAGGTTTAGCGGAAGAGGTAAACGAATCAATCCTCCACGCGGCGTTCATACCTTTCGGAGACATTAAGGATGTGAAGACTCCTCTTGACCAAGCCACTCAGAAACATCGCTCCTTCGGTTTCGTCACTTTCCTTGAAAGGGAAGATGCTTCCGCCGCCATGGATAATATGGACGGTGCTGAACTTTATGGACGTGTTCTTACTGTTAATTACGCCCTTCCTGAGAAAATTAAGGGTGGTGAACAAGGCTGGGCTGCTCAACCAA tTTGGGCGGATGCTGATACTTGGTTTGAGCGCCAACAACAAGAGGAGGACATGCGTCGTCTTGAAGCAGAGAATAAAGCTGCCATGCTGGCTGCTGAAGAACTGCATAGGAAGCAAGTAGCTGAAGAGCGAGAAGGAGAGAAAGAGGAAATTGAGATCAAGGATGATCCAATGGCAAGGGCTGAAGCAGAGGTTGTTGGAAATTGA